A single Tenacibaculum sp. 190524A02b DNA region contains:
- a CDS encoding SGNH/GDSL hydrolase family protein, whose translation MKKHIHLSLFTFLFCYCLFSQQKENTSILFIGNSLTFTNNLPKLVKKAAKAKGKKITTEMVAFPNFAIIDHWKGGKVQQLISSKKYDYVIIQQGPSSQLNGRQMLIEDGKKYSDLCKANNVSLCYYMVWPSLQFYQTFDGVIQNYTDAASINEAKLLPVGKLFKAHFDRTKDYSYYGRDGFHPSKKGSKKAAEIIVRYLFL comes from the coding sequence ATGAAAAAACATATACACTTATCACTTTTTACATTTCTTTTTTGCTATTGTTTATTCAGCCAACAAAAAGAAAACACTTCCATACTATTTATTGGTAATAGCCTTACTTTTACTAATAACCTACCTAAGTTAGTAAAAAAAGCTGCAAAAGCTAAAGGTAAAAAAATCACTACAGAAATGGTTGCTTTTCCAAACTTTGCCATTATTGATCATTGGAAAGGAGGAAAAGTTCAACAACTAATTTCTAGTAAAAAATATGACTACGTTATTATCCAGCAAGGGCCTTCTTCTCAATTAAATGGTAGACAAATGTTAATTGAAGATGGTAAAAAATATAGTGATTTGTGTAAAGCTAATAATGTTAGCCTTTGTTACTATATGGTATGGCCTTCTTTACAGTTTTATCAAACTTTTGATGGTGTAATTCAAAATTACACTGATGCTGCTTCCATTAATGAGGCTAAGTTACTTCCTGTAGGGAAACTTTTTAAAGCTCACTTTGATAGAACTAAAGATTATAGTTATTATGGTAGAGATGGGTTTCACCCATCCAAAAAGGGTTCTAAAAAAGCTGCTGAGATAATTGTCCGTTATTTATTTCTTTAA
- a CDS encoding glycosyl hydrolase family 18 protein, whose protein sequence is MKKLLLLLLISFFISKCTSPMSKPTSYKSYRSLHEKHFNQYNFTTEKEWDSLNNYTPTNRKSSVKNKQPNYKTFGWHLYSNGSSYTSYNFSLLWGISYFSYSLNPKTGGYNTIHQWKTTKLIDSAKAYNCKVFLSVSSFGETSNSIFLKNKLAQDNLTKNLIDLLAYRNANGINIDFEEVPSKHKKAFTNFIINLSTALKKVNPNYQVSLCLYAIDWHNVFNIKAIDKHIDFYTLMSYDYYGSFSKIAGPIAPLNTTPQFGRGVKSSVNYYFNKGVTPEKLIVGIPYYGVEWLTTEKNIPSKVKKFKTHLSYKTIMNEYIQPLNISIEFDSTSASNYITLKDKNYYKEIWFEDTTSLSIKYDWIKSTKISGVGIWALGYDEGYTELWHLLDNKFQK, encoded by the coding sequence ATGAAAAAATTACTTCTACTACTTTTAATTTCTTTCTTTATCAGTAAGTGTACTTCACCAATGTCAAAGCCCACTTCTTATAAAAGCTACAGAAGCTTACATGAAAAACATTTTAACCAATATAATTTTACTACGGAAAAAGAATGGGACAGTCTTAACAATTACACTCCTACCAATAGAAAATCTTCTGTAAAAAATAAACAACCTAATTATAAAACTTTTGGCTGGCATTTATACTCCAATGGTTCTTCTTACACCAGTTACAACTTTTCTTTACTTTGGGGTATTTCATACTTTTCATATTCATTAAACCCTAAAACAGGAGGATATAATACCATACACCAATGGAAAACTACAAAATTGATAGATAGTGCTAAAGCTTATAACTGTAAAGTATTCCTTTCTGTTTCAAGTTTTGGTGAAACTAGTAATTCTATTTTTTTAAAAAACAAACTAGCACAAGATAACTTAACTAAAAACTTAATAGATTTACTTGCTTACAGAAATGCTAATGGTATTAATATTGATTTTGAAGAAGTTCCTAGCAAACATAAGAAAGCTTTTACTAACTTTATTATTAATTTATCTACTGCTTTAAAAAAAGTCAATCCTAACTACCAAGTATCTCTTTGTTTATACGCCATTGATTGGCATAATGTATTTAATATTAAAGCCATTGATAAACATATTGATTTTTACACCTTAATGAGTTATGATTATTATGGCAGCTTTAGCAAAATTGCTGGCCCTATTGCACCTTTAAACACTACTCCACAATTTGGTAGAGGTGTAAAAAGCTCTGTTAATTATTATTTTAATAAAGGGGTAACTCCTGAAAAGCTTATTGTTGGTATTCCTTATTATGGGGTTGAATGGCTAACTACCGAAAAAAACATACCTTCTAAAGTAAAGAAATTTAAAACACACTTATCGTACAAAACAATAATGAATGAATATATACAACCTTTAAATATTTCTATTGAGTTTGATTCAACTAGTGCTTCTAATTATATTACTTTAAAGGATAAAAATTATTACAAAGAGATTTGGTTTGAAGATACGACTTCTCTTTCTATAAAATACGACTGGATAAAGTCTACTAAAATTAGTGGCGTTGGTATTTGGGCATTAGGTTACGATGAAGGTTATACAGAACTTTGGCATTTGTTAGACAACAAATTTCAAAAGTAA
- a CDS encoding DUF4269 domain-containing protein, whose protein sequence is MKPSINFENISYLKTGNDTQRNAYTVLTSYSILEKLKMFTPILVGTIPINIHIESSDLDIICYYQDKSHLKQLIINNFSSFTNFKLWENETLLPTAIVASFKIRGFEIEIFGQNIPTKQQNAYRHMLIEYKLLQEYGEGFRQKIISLKQKGYKTEPAFAMELGLKGNPYEALLKLE, encoded by the coding sequence ATGAAACCAAGCATCAATTTTGAAAACATCAGTTACTTAAAAACTGGCAACGACACTCAAAGAAATGCCTATACTGTATTAACATCTTATAGTATTTTAGAAAAACTAAAAATGTTTACCCCTATACTTGTAGGTACCATTCCTATTAACATACATATTGAAAGTAGTGACCTTGACATCATCTGTTATTATCAAGATAAAAGTCACCTTAAACAACTAATTATAAATAACTTTAGTTCATTTACAAATTTCAAGTTATGGGAAAACGAAACACTTTTACCTACAGCTATAGTGGCTAGTTTTAAAATTAGAGGATTTGAAATTGAAATTTTTGGACAGAATATTCCTACCAAACAACAAAATGCATACAGACACATGCTCATTGAATATAAATTGCTTCAAGAATATGGTGAAGGTTTTCGACAAAAAATTATCAGCTTAAAACAAAAAGGGTATAAAACAGAACCCGCTTTTGCTATGGAGCTTGGTTTAAAAGGCAACCCGTACGAGGCACTTTTAAAACTTGAATAA
- a CDS encoding TonB-dependent receptor, with protein sequence MENKLTYYLPKGRKTLLVCMRIYILLFCTTLFSFTTKGVLSQNATIVIESDKKITIDQVFELIKNQTDYRFIYQEDMFKSLSKVTLKKGTVTANELLEKSLNLNNYTFKVTANNTVLIKKSKKIQQQFYVSGMITDENKEPLPGANISIQGHKGKGAVSDFDGNYKIMIPNNPKKAVLLFSFMGYAKQEIQVNERNKINVELKPELSSLEEVVVVGYGKKKRKDVTGSISSLSSTVLKTSAATTLGGMIQGQLPGVQVLAGTTQPGTPVRIRIRGDATINSGADPLVVINGVPMPSEFNLNDINPNDVESLDILKGASSTAIYGSRAIAGVIEITTKKGTKYTKPQITYSLTTGIKTLERDLQPLNGTQFKEMWEEGLINYVASRFNVRDGEEAVKNYVHTFSNGFQRNYYEFYKERTEFGDANTPWDDLLIGSAVTQDHYLSLRGGNEAIQYAFSFGRNKEEGMLVGNNLTRNTVSFNYDQKFSSKVKIGFNVSGGTTNIARGGATMANAINMRPDVPAFNEDGSYFVDTYTRRIGPTLWITRARDNPLVLASEVKNDTRRRNVTITPYGEFQLLRNLKFTSRYSYFLSLNENERYYPSYTDHSLLRFSQGIRNESQSESTSSNYTNFISYLNTFNNHDVTAIFGIDFNRRTTESIAEEYSNFADDAIQNQPWLASDYRGGSGNKTESTSIGYYSRVNYKFKNKYLLTASVRVDGSSRFSPANRYGVFPSVALGYIISDESYFSKLKNTISLLKLRLSAGKTGNDNVGVYSWLTEYRSDTNYLDLPGVQPTSLGNDQLKWEESTEYNIGLDFGFLKNNRIRGSIDIYKKNVDNMLVAVPAPPSSGVSSVMQNFGSLTNKGVELNLSGVLVQNEDFNWEVGVNVFKNRNVLTKLGVPRASSNSGGTFLSYYLLEEGKPLGLIYGYKTDGYFQNWEEIDQYEALNTDNKYQETFWNTIPGHLKFVDVSGDGYVSAGNGRDNDPHEDRRVIGDTEPDFSGGIYTNFQYKGLQLNIRGTFQKGGDKYWRYGEYQMLGGLGLGDFLNNADAMVLDRWTPNNPNAKYPVYQQSYYTNKVNDFWVYDASFFKIQEISLSYDLPKAMLEKTNILKQVRVFASLNNVYTFTNYPGYNVESYSTNPIQGSILDNSTYPNERTFRLGVRVFF encoded by the coding sequence ATGGAAAATAAACTAACCTACTATCTTCCTAAAGGAAGAAAGACTTTACTTGTTTGTATGAGAATATATATACTATTGTTTTGTACTACATTATTTAGTTTTACTACTAAAGGGGTATTATCACAAAATGCAACTATTGTTATTGAGTCAGATAAAAAAATAACAATAGATCAGGTATTTGAGCTTATCAAAAATCAAACGGATTACCGATTTATTTATCAGGAAGATATGTTTAAAAGTTTATCTAAAGTTACTTTAAAGAAAGGAACTGTAACGGCAAATGAATTACTTGAAAAAAGCTTGAACCTAAACAATTATACTTTTAAGGTTACTGCTAATAATACTGTGTTAATAAAGAAGAGTAAAAAAATACAACAGCAGTTTTATGTATCAGGTATGATAACAGATGAAAATAAAGAGCCTTTACCTGGAGCAAATATTAGTATTCAAGGCCATAAAGGAAAAGGAGCTGTGTCAGATTTTGATGGAAACTATAAAATAATGATACCTAATAATCCAAAAAAAGCAGTATTGCTTTTTAGTTTTATGGGATATGCTAAACAGGAAATACAGGTAAATGAAAGGAATAAAATAAATGTAGAGTTAAAACCAGAGTTGTCTAGTTTAGAAGAAGTAGTAGTGGTTGGTTACGGAAAGAAAAAACGTAAAGACGTAACAGGGAGCATTTCGTCTTTATCATCAACAGTTTTAAAAACTTCCGCAGCCACTACTTTAGGAGGAATGATTCAAGGGCAATTACCCGGAGTTCAGGTACTAGCAGGAACAACACAGCCAGGTACCCCAGTAAGAATACGAATACGTGGTGATGCTACTATTAATAGTGGCGCAGATCCTTTGGTAGTAATTAATGGAGTGCCTATGCCAAGTGAGTTCAATTTAAATGATATTAATCCAAATGATGTAGAGTCGTTAGATATTTTAAAAGGAGCTTCTTCAACTGCTATCTATGGTTCTAGAGCTATTGCTGGAGTTATAGAAATTACAACTAAAAAAGGAACAAAATATACCAAACCACAAATCACTTATAGTTTAACTACTGGAATCAAAACTTTAGAAAGAGATTTACAACCTTTAAATGGAACACAGTTTAAGGAAATGTGGGAAGAGGGCTTAATTAATTACGTGGCATCAAGGTTTAATGTAAGAGATGGTGAAGAAGCAGTAAAAAATTATGTGCATACATTTTCTAATGGTTTCCAACGTAATTACTACGAGTTTTATAAAGAAAGAACTGAGTTTGGGGATGCAAATACCCCGTGGGATGATTTATTAATAGGAAGTGCTGTAACACAAGATCATTATTTATCTCTTAGAGGAGGAAATGAAGCAATTCAGTATGCATTTTCTTTTGGTCGTAATAAAGAAGAAGGAATGTTAGTGGGAAATAATTTAACACGAAATACGGTTAGTTTTAATTATGATCAAAAGTTTAGCTCAAAAGTAAAAATAGGGTTTAATGTATCTGGAGGTACTACTAATATAGCTAGAGGAGGAGCTACTATGGCGAATGCAATTAATATGAGGCCTGATGTACCAGCTTTCAATGAAGACGGAAGTTATTTTGTAGATACTTATACAAGAAGAATAGGGCCTACTTTATGGATTACAAGAGCAAGAGACAATCCATTAGTATTGGCTAGTGAAGTTAAAAATGATACACGTAGAAGAAATGTAACAATAACTCCATATGGAGAGTTTCAATTATTAAGAAATTTAAAGTTTACTTCAAGATATAGTTATTTTTTATCGCTAAACGAAAACGAACGATATTATCCAAGTTATACAGATCATTCTTTATTACGATTTAGTCAAGGTATACGAAATGAATCGCAATCTGAAAGTACTAGTAGTAATTATACCAATTTCATATCGTATTTAAACACGTTTAATAATCATGATGTAACTGCAATTTTTGGAATAGATTTTAATAGAAGAACAACAGAAAGTATTGCAGAGGAATATTCTAATTTTGCAGATGATGCTATTCAAAATCAGCCATGGTTAGCCTCAGATTATAGAGGTGGTTCTGGTAATAAAACAGAGTCAACTTCTATAGGGTATTATAGTAGGGTTAATTATAAATTTAAAAATAAATACTTATTAACTGCTTCTGTTAGGGTAGATGGATCGTCCAGATTTTCTCCAGCAAATAGATATGGTGTTTTTCCATCAGTAGCTTTAGGGTATATCATTTCAGATGAATCTTATTTTTCGAAGTTAAAAAATACGATTAGTTTGCTAAAGTTACGTTTAAGCGCAGGAAAAACAGGAAATGACAATGTTGGAGTTTATAGTTGGTTAACAGAGTATAGAAGCGATACAAATTATTTAGACTTACCTGGAGTTCAACCTACAAGTTTAGGAAATGACCAGTTAAAATGGGAGGAAAGCACAGAATACAATATTGGACTAGATTTTGGTTTTTTAAAGAATAATAGAATTCGTGGTTCTATAGATATTTATAAAAAGAATGTAGATAATATGTTGGTAGCGGTACCTGCTCCACCAAGTTCTGGAGTAAGTTCTGTAATGCAAAATTTTGGAAGTTTAACTAATAAAGGAGTTGAGCTTAATTTAAGCGGAGTATTAGTACAAAACGAAGATTTTAACTGGGAAGTAGGAGTCAATGTATTTAAAAATAGAAATGTATTAACCAAACTAGGAGTTCCAAGAGCATCTAGTAATTCTGGAGGAACTTTTTTAAGTTATTATTTATTAGAAGAAGGAAAACCTTTAGGATTGATTTATGGATATAAAACAGATGGTTATTTTCAAAACTGGGAAGAAATAGATCAATATGAAGCCTTAAATACTGATAATAAATACCAAGAAACTTTTTGGAATACAATTCCTGGGCATTTAAAATTTGTAGATGTTAGTGGAGACGGTTATGTAAGTGCTGGGAATGGTCGTGATAATGATCCACATGAAGATAGGAGGGTTATTGGAGATACAGAACCAGATTTTTCTGGAGGGATTTATACCAATTTTCAGTATAAGGGATTACAACTAAATATTAGAGGTACTTTTCAAAAAGGAGGAGATAAATACTGGCGTTATGGGGAATACCAAATGTTAGGAGGCTTAGGGTTAGGAGATTTCTTGAATAATGCAGATGCTATGGTTCTTGACCGTTGGACACCTAATAATCCTAATGCTAAATACCCTGTTTATCAGCAATCTTACTACACAAATAAGGTAAATGATTTTTGGGTGTATGATGCCTCTTTTTTCAAGATTCAAGAAATTAGTTTGTCTTATGACCTTCCTAAAGCTATGCTAGAAAAAACAAATATTTTAAAGCAAGTTCGAGTTTTTGCTTCTTTAAATAATGTATACACATTTACAAATTATCCAGGTTATAATGTAGAGAGTTATAGTACGAACCCTATACAAGGGAGTATTTTAGATAATTCTACATATCCAAATGAAAGAACATTTAGGTTAGGAGTTCGTGTGTTTTTCTAA
- a CDS encoding RagB/SusD family nutrient uptake outer membrane protein, whose product MKNTTYNILYILILLVLMACESELNQIPPNNLVEANVIVDQKSAEAALIGTMQPLERINPSPFGADYISNGAHMVGFLSGNFDKTDSEAIVNVFTTSNGWDQCSDIINAANLVIEKTALVSNSKFEQGRKEEIIAEARFMRFFAQYYLFRHYGQFWKLDSPFGALMRREPSKLSTLNHKRATVTETYTLLLEDLNYVIQKGAEFSTVYRPSSLLAKAYKAELLIMRGTNEDLQEAITIADEVLNDGKRSIEATYEAIFEKGYESSELLFTRFLDANSLNFVFRNVDSIIRLFNGEDGFEMTSLFLDVLGNDARLPLYYNGIDINKVPKLYKEDGNCLPYYMRISQMYLIKAEAHARLQQKNQAIEAINVLRVRAGEIPINQATIADNELNKTVFEEICKEMAMEKGYEWLASIRLMNNANQAIIFDIKTEVTSENQFIWPIPVDEVRLNMSMVQNPGYENL is encoded by the coding sequence ATGAAAAATACAACGTATAACATTTTATATATTCTCATTTTATTAGTGCTAATGGCTTGTGAAAGTGAGCTAAATCAAATACCACCCAATAACTTAGTTGAAGCTAATGTAATTGTAGATCAAAAGAGTGCTGAAGCAGCTTTAATTGGAACAATGCAGCCATTGGAACGTATTAATCCATCACCTTTTGGAGCAGATTATATTTCTAATGGCGCACATATGGTTGGATTTTTATCTGGAAATTTTGATAAGACAGATAGTGAGGCAATAGTAAACGTATTTACCACTAGTAATGGATGGGATCAATGTTCAGATATTATTAATGCTGCTAATTTGGTAATAGAAAAAACAGCGCTAGTCAGTAACTCAAAATTTGAACAAGGTAGGAAAGAAGAAATCATTGCAGAAGCAAGATTTATGCGATTTTTTGCACAGTATTACTTATTTCGTCATTATGGACAGTTTTGGAAGTTAGATTCACCTTTTGGAGCGTTAATGAGACGTGAACCTTCAAAACTTTCTACTTTAAATCATAAAAGAGCTACGGTTACAGAAACATATACTTTATTGCTAGAAGATCTGAATTATGTAATTCAAAAAGGGGCAGAGTTCTCAACAGTATATCGTCCATCATCACTTTTAGCTAAAGCTTATAAAGCTGAATTATTAATTATGCGTGGTACAAATGAAGATTTACAAGAAGCAATAACTATAGCTGATGAGGTGTTAAATGATGGTAAAAGAAGTATAGAGGCTACTTACGAAGCTATTTTTGAAAAAGGATATGAATCTTCAGAATTATTATTTACTAGATTTTTAGATGCTAACTCATTAAATTTTGTCTTTAGAAATGTAGATAGTATAATTAGACTTTTTAATGGGGAAGATGGATTTGAAATGACATCTTTATTTCTAGATGTTTTGGGTAACGATGCAAGGTTACCTTTGTATTATAACGGAATTGATATAAATAAGGTTCCTAAATTATATAAGGAAGATGGAAATTGTTTACCTTATTATATGCGTATTAGTCAAATGTATTTAATAAAAGCTGAAGCACATGCACGTTTGCAACAAAAGAACCAAGCTATAGAGGCTATTAATGTATTACGAGTTAGGGCAGGAGAAATACCAATAAACCAAGCTACTATAGCAGATAATGAATTAAACAAAACAGTATTTGAGGAAATATGTAAAGAGATGGCAATGGAAAAAGGATATGAGTGGTTGGCGAGCATTCGATTAATGAACAACGCAAACCAAGCAATTATTTTTGATATAAAAACAGAGGTAACTTCTGAAAATCAATTTATTTGGCCAATACCTGTAGATGAGGTACGATTAAATATGTCTATGGTACAAAACCCAGGGTATGAAAATTTATAA
- a CDS encoding SDR family NAD(P)-dependent oxidoreductase, translated as MKTGIITGCSRGIGFATAKLLTEDNNIELIGTSTSGKHSISKDNFTCYQLNLSDNESIHNFVTNTNLKIDFLINNAAILLEDWEESKINMTQLKQTFNVNLFGTIELTEKLLPNFNTDSHIINITSDWGSFSEPNFDEFQPHYKMSKAALNMYTKLLAKRLDTQNITVSSLDPGWTQTDMGGNEASRKPKDVANDIKNLLNTTPNSGHFWHQGKIRAW; from the coding sequence ATGAAAACGGGTATTATAACAGGTTGTAGTAGAGGAATTGGCTTTGCTACTGCTAAACTTTTAACAGAAGACAATAATATTGAACTTATTGGAACTTCTACTTCTGGAAAGCATAGTATTTCAAAAGATAATTTCACCTGTTACCAATTGAATTTATCTGATAATGAATCTATCCATAATTTTGTTACGAATACTAACTTAAAAATTGACTTTCTGATTAATAATGCCGCAATTTTATTAGAAGACTGGGAGGAATCTAAAATAAATATGACTCAGTTAAAACAAACTTTTAACGTAAATCTTTTTGGCACTATTGAATTAACCGAAAAACTACTTCCTAATTTTAATACTGATAGCCATATAATTAATATTACTTCAGACTGGGGCTCATTTAGTGAACCTAATTTTGATGAATTTCAACCTCATTATAAAATGTCTAAAGCTGCCTTAAATATGTACACTAAACTATTAGCTAAAAGGTTGGATACTCAGAATATTACTGTTTCTTCTTTAGATCCAGGGTGGACGCAAACTGATATGGGAGGAAATGAAGCTTCTAGAAAACCCAAAGATGTTGCTAACGACATTAAAAACTTATTAAATACAACTCCTAATAGTGGGCATTTTTGGCATCAAGGAAAAATTAGAGCTTGGTAA
- a CDS encoding T9SS type A sorting domain-containing protein, giving the protein MKHKLLVVCLLFNYVLFAQTFTRDYSNGTTVYQIKMNFQKQSWGDVYLDVDVTNKGASNINVRNAKVTFLSDATPSLVNFFPNGKISYPTISLTQTPEGSQQKNSLTIGLADESWVDDLLGVDESFKFRVDLKTVNATYESIADSVRFFLENEEPSQFVNVTTNITGNDGNSVTVNYKNIVLNTTVTETTSTSATNSLRINQEHQVWSNDFVIGTTKYASQYPETSPLSFTPTENNTIITLPYTKSTIATANVIINVRNLPSGANATLTLKNKTIDGANKTQSIANGNTTIDNVLVGNYTIEGSTYTLGDKAYIPEFTSSTINVTTSGTNTITIVYKEIIITDFNVKGFPKYLSHGTITSASELIDDNFKNSPLNVIFKYSGLDGAGDRGGIPDMTPTVNTIEQARRLEASPSQGGRKILPVMVHYTANASGGGSLEAIKDLEGENLYYHYRNLVQEIKVMLSYEDEAHPNPGAFVISPDLIGAIQQDVVFGNDHDIRTMFIDVNDEVRRAFTDENLSTTAIPTFTNDLKGYFQSVNFVIHHVGECKIPFGYQQNVWAAGSARWVFEGAGEFNSPVDEAIEVATFMNELAMYTGDWKPDFIAFDRYERDCFGPAAIQNYAWTAKHWDKYLVFCKEIAERIGNVPIMLWQIPGGHMATNDEVIVNYKLDQNSSASAPFFLGDDRIGTNINAIKAEVRNIPLTLAHYQANSVGELLANDDGYDWSKSNLQRLADMNVFSILWGGGSTTGVASIVNNGDDDGWLANKIKTYYENDVIRKRVVIPPYQEAPFCQNGGVIGETKAPLEVKLFPNPTKDYIQVISDNKGELEITIMDMLGNILKEVKKEHAKNVNIENLPSGMYLIKVKDKNNKQKSTSKIFYKE; this is encoded by the coding sequence ATGAAACACAAACTTTTAGTAGTATGCCTACTTTTTAACTATGTGCTATTTGCACAAACTTTTACTAGAGATTATAGTAATGGAACAACTGTTTATCAAATAAAAATGAATTTTCAAAAACAATCCTGGGGAGATGTTTATCTAGATGTTGATGTAACAAACAAAGGAGCTAGTAATATAAATGTAAGGAATGCAAAGGTTACTTTTTTATCCGATGCCACACCGAGTCTAGTAAACTTTTTCCCAAATGGTAAAATATCTTATCCAACCATTAGTTTAACACAGACCCCAGAAGGAAGTCAACAAAAAAATAGCTTAACTATAGGACTAGCAGATGAATCTTGGGTAGATGATTTATTAGGAGTAGATGAGAGTTTTAAGTTTAGAGTAGATTTAAAAACTGTAAATGCTACTTACGAGAGTATTGCAGATTCTGTTCGATTTTTTCTTGAAAATGAAGAACCTTCACAGTTTGTTAATGTAACCACTAACATAACGGGAAATGATGGAAACTCAGTAACTGTTAATTATAAAAACATAGTATTAAATACAACAGTCACAGAAACTACTTCAACTTCCGCAACAAATTCATTACGTATTAATCAGGAACATCAAGTATGGTCTAATGATTTTGTGATTGGTACTACAAAATATGCAAGTCAATATCCAGAAACTTCTCCACTAAGTTTTACTCCTACGGAAAATAATACAATTATCACGTTACCATATACTAAGTCTACAATTGCAACTGCTAATGTTATTATTAATGTTCGTAATTTACCATCTGGAGCTAATGCTACATTAACATTAAAGAATAAAACTATTGATGGAGCTAATAAAACACAGTCAATTGCTAATGGAAATACTACAATAGATAATGTATTGGTAGGAAATTATACAATTGAAGGATCTACATATACATTAGGGGATAAGGCTTATATTCCAGAGTTTACAAGTAGTACTATTAATGTTACTACCTCGGGAACTAATACTATTACTATAGTTTATAAAGAAATTATAATAACAGACTTTAATGTAAAAGGGTTTCCTAAGTATTTATCACATGGAACTATAACTAGTGCATCTGAGTTAATTGATGATAACTTTAAAAATTCACCATTGAATGTTATATTCAAATATTCTGGATTAGACGGGGCAGGAGATAGAGGAGGAATTCCTGATATGACTCCAACAGTTAATACTATTGAACAAGCAAGAAGGTTAGAAGCAAGCCCAAGCCAAGGAGGAAGAAAAATATTGCCAGTAATGGTTCATTATACAGCTAATGCAAGTGGGGGAGGATCTTTAGAAGCTATAAAGGATTTGGAAGGAGAGAATTTGTATTACCATTATAGAAATTTAGTTCAAGAAATAAAAGTAATGTTAAGTTATGAAGACGAAGCACATCCAAACCCAGGTGCTTTTGTGATTAGTCCAGATTTAATAGGAGCTATTCAGCAAGATGTAGTTTTTGGAAACGATCATGATATTAGAACCATGTTTATAGATGTAAATGATGAGGTACGAAGAGCATTTACAGATGAGAATTTAAGTACAACAGCTATTCCTACTTTTACCAATGATTTAAAAGGATATTTTCAATCGGTAAATTTTGTAATTCATCATGTGGGAGAGTGCAAAATACCTTTTGGGTACCAACAAAATGTTTGGGCAGCAGGTTCAGCACGTTGGGTATTTGAAGGAGCAGGAGAATTTAACAGCCCAGTAGATGAAGCTATTGAAGTAGCAACTTTTATGAATGAATTGGCTATGTATACTGGAGACTGGAAACCCGATTTTATTGCATTTGATAGGTATGAGCGTGATTGTTTTGGGCCAGCAGCTATTCAAAACTATGCATGGACAGCTAAGCATTGGGACAAGTATTTAGTCTTTTGTAAAGAAATAGCAGAGCGTATTGGAAATGTACCCATTATGTTATGGCAAATTCCAGGAGGACACATGGCCACTAATGACGAAGTGATAGTTAATTATAAATTAGATCAGAACTCATCAGCCTCAGCACCTTTCTTTTTAGGGGATGATAGAATTGGGACTAATATTAATGCTATTAAAGCAGAAGTAAGAAACATCCCTCTAACATTGGCGCATTATCAAGCTAACTCTGTAGGAGAACTTTTAGCTAATGATGATGGTTATGATTGGTCAAAGTCTAACCTACAACGTTTAGCCGATATGAATGTGTTTTCAATTCTTTGGGGGGGAGGCTCAACAACAGGTGTTGCTTCTATTGTAAATAATGGAGATGATGATGGATGGTTAGCTAATAAAATAAAAACATATTATGAAAATGATGTTATTCGTAAAAGAGTTGTGATTCCACCATATCAAGAAGCTCCATTTTGTCAAAACGGAGGAGTAATTGGAGAAACAAAGGCTCCTTTAGAAGTGAAGTTATTTCCTAATCCTACAAAAGATTATATTCAAGTTATTTCTGATAATAAAGGCGAACTTGAAATCACTATAATGGATATGTTAGGAAACATTTTAAAAGAAGTAAAAAAAGAACATGCAAAAAATGTAAATATTGAAAACTTACCTTCAGGGATGTATCTTATTAAGGTAAAAGATAAGAATAACAAACAAAAAAGTACTTCAAAAATATTTTATAAAGAATAA